The following coding sequences are from one Seonamhaeicola sp. ML3 window:
- a CDS encoding S41 family peptidase: protein MQKLLLSIFLLVGLASCTSVKTYNEQITKLHTVEALHNDVDRLYNQLKKHHPKLYQYTSKAVLDFKFDSLKKSIHKPINSRTFYKKLAPVVTHVKQGHVSIGIGGKAFKRKELKALNKKKFEFYDLDFEYIEDKLLVTAVHSKDTSLVGNEIVKIDDEPVPDLIHTFKKRFTSDGYNTTLYNRYVGRRFSTFYYRDKGFVDSLTVTFKNKDSVYRRVLRRISKDDSKVSQPKDSINKIKPKKLSIQERKDAKSVAKKRRKDNKKYGFLSKRKQFTRNFSLIGSDSSVAYMKIRSFTNGNYKKFYKESFKTIDSLKTEYLILDLRDNGGGRIAEIDKLYSYLTNKEYRFILESEVNSRTPFFKYLMSNTTPNSLKIASGLASPIIFAHNMITTKKKEGKIYYKFGSSRTKKPNPLNFKGKIYVLINGNSFSASSLISTHLKATKRATFVGEETGGAYNGCVAGIYKIYQLPNSKVRVRMGLMQIEAPYKQSPDGYGVKPDIQVLPTIQNRLLKQDPELNWVLNEIGKL from the coding sequence ATGCAAAAACTACTTCTGTCTATTTTTCTTTTAGTGGGTCTTGCTTCCTGTACAAGTGTTAAAACTTATAACGAACAGATTACCAAATTACATACCGTTGAAGCATTGCATAACGATGTAGACAGACTTTATAATCAATTAAAAAAACATCACCCTAAGTTATATCAATATACCTCTAAAGCGGTTTTGGATTTTAAATTTGACAGTCTCAAGAAATCTATTCATAAACCTATTAACTCCAGAACTTTCTACAAAAAGTTGGCACCTGTAGTTACCCATGTAAAACAAGGTCATGTCTCTATTGGTATTGGTGGTAAAGCCTTTAAGCGAAAGGAATTGAAGGCGCTAAATAAGAAAAAATTTGAATTTTACGATTTAGATTTCGAGTATATAGAGGATAAACTATTGGTAACGGCTGTGCATAGTAAGGACACATCTTTAGTAGGCAATGAAATTGTTAAAATTGATGATGAGCCAGTACCTGATTTAATCCATACTTTTAAAAAGCGATTTACTTCTGATGGTTATAACACTACACTATATAACCGTTATGTTGGCAGACGATTTTCTACATTTTATTATCGTGATAAGGGGTTTGTTGATAGCTTAACGGTTACTTTTAAAAATAAAGATTCCGTTTATAGAAGGGTGTTAAGGCGTATTTCTAAAGATGATAGTAAAGTCAGCCAACCAAAGGATTCTATCAATAAAATAAAGCCCAAAAAACTATCTATTCAAGAAAGGAAAGATGCAAAAAGTGTCGCCAAAAAACGAAGAAAAGATAACAAGAAGTATGGTTTTTTAAGTAAACGCAAACAGTTTACAAGAAACTTTAGTTTAATAGGTAGCGATAGCTCTGTGGCTTACATGAAAATTAGAAGTTTTACCAATGGCAACTACAAAAAATTTTACAAAGAAAGTTTCAAGACTATAGATTCGTTAAAAACCGAGTACCTTATTCTCGATTTGAGAGACAATGGGGGCGGACGTATCGCAGAAATAGATAAATTGTATTCTTATCTAACCAACAAGGAATACCGCTTCATTTTAGAAAGTGAAGTGAATAGTAGAACGCCTTTTTTTAAATATCTAATGAGCAATACAACTCCAAATAGTTTAAAGATAGCTTCTGGTTTAGCATCACCAATAATTTTCGCTCATAATATGATAACCACTAAAAAGAAGGAAGGTAAAATCTATTATAAGTTTGGGTCTTCCAGAACAAAAAAGCCTAATCCGTTAAACTTTAAAGGCAAGATTTATGTTTTGATCAATGGCAATTCCTTTTCGGCCTCATCCTTAATTTCAACACATTTAAAGGCAACAAAAAGAGCCACATTTGTGGGTGAAGAAACAGGAGGTGCTTATAATGGTTGTGTGGCAGGAATCTATAAAATTTATCAATTGCCAAATTCTAAAGTACGTGTAAGAATGGGGCTAATGCAAATTGAAGCTCCTTACAAACAGTCACCAGATGGTTATGGGGTAAAGCCAGATATACAGGTATTGCCAACTATCCAGAATCGATTGTTAAAACAAGACCCCGAACTAAATTGGGTCTTAAATGAAATTGGAAAACTATAG
- the smpB gene encoding SsrA-binding protein SmpB: MQKTVNILNKKARFQYEILDKYTAGIVLTGTEIKSIRSSRASIAESFCEFNDRGELFVVNMTIEEYSHGTHYNHRPKAIRKLLLNRRELKKLHKEVQNTGLTIIPLKLFINDNGFAKLDIALAKGKKLYDKRENIKDRDNKRNLDRIKKNFK, from the coding sequence ATGCAAAAAACGGTCAACATATTAAATAAAAAAGCGCGCTTTCAATATGAAATATTGGATAAGTACACCGCTGGTATTGTGTTAACCGGAACTGAAATAAAATCTATTAGAAGCAGTCGCGCCTCTATAGCCGAAAGTTTCTGTGAATTCAATGACAGAGGAGAACTTTTTGTGGTAAACATGACTATTGAAGAATACAGCCATGGCACACATTACAACCACCGTCCCAAAGCGATTAGGAAGTTACTTTTAAACCGAAGGGAGCTTAAAAAACTGCATAAAGAAGTTCAAAATACGGGGCTTACCATAATCCCCTTAAAGCTATTTATAAACGATAATGGATTTGCCAAGTTAGATATTGCATTGGCAAAGGGTAAAAAACTTTACGATAAACGCGAAAACATAAAAGACAGGGATAATAAGCGTAATCTGGATAGGATTAAAAAGAATTTCAAATAA
- the corA gene encoding magnesium/cobalt transporter CorA produces the protein MKKPKRKEIGQIPGTPVYLGEKENKALELEVFDYSVDSFSESKYNGIKGVSTLLAVDSATWVNINGLSHVEDIKELGLKLGLHPLLIEDIVNTQQRPKLDEYDDYALCVLKMLHFDKNNSLVIEHVSFVLGKNYIITFQEAEGDVFDPIRERLRTSRGLVRKMGADYLLYALIDIIVDNYFTMTDDLSSKTEALEDDIFSATKKNDDLVLEIQTLKREILRIRKAIYPLREVVGSLNKLDNTLVKEKTNLYLSDLHDHIIQVSENVDIYREMIWGLMDIHQTTLSNKMNEIMKVLTIIATIFIPLTFIAGIYGMNFENIPELKYNYGYFFLWGLMVLIFIGMLYYFKRKKWL, from the coding sequence ATGAAAAAACCAAAAAGAAAAGAAATAGGACAAATTCCTGGAACACCAGTTTATTTGGGTGAAAAAGAAAACAAAGCCCTAGAACTTGAGGTGTTCGATTATTCAGTTGATTCTTTTTCGGAGTCTAAGTATAACGGAATTAAAGGTGTATCTACATTATTGGCTGTAGATAGTGCAACATGGGTAAACATTAATGGTCTAAGCCATGTTGAAGACATCAAAGAACTTGGTTTAAAATTAGGTTTACATCCACTACTTATAGAGGATATTGTAAATACCCAACAAAGACCAAAATTAGATGAGTATGACGATTACGCCCTGTGTGTTTTAAAAATGTTGCATTTTGATAAAAACAACTCCTTAGTTATAGAGCATGTTAGTTTTGTTCTCGGTAAAAATTACATTATAACTTTTCAAGAAGCTGAAGGTGATGTATTCGACCCAATAAGAGAAAGGTTACGAACATCCAGAGGGTTGGTTAGAAAAATGGGGGCCGACTACTTACTTTATGCCCTTATAGATATTATTGTAGACAACTATTTTACTATGACAGATGACTTAAGTTCCAAAACTGAAGCCTTGGAAGATGATATCTTTAGCGCCACTAAAAAGAACGACGACCTAGTTTTGGAAATACAAACTTTGAAGCGAGAAATTTTAAGGATTAGAAAAGCTATTTACCCCCTAAGAGAAGTGGTTGGTAGCTTAAATAAATTAGATAATACACTAGTTAAAGAAAAAACAAATCTTTATTTATCCGATTTGCACGACCACATCATTCAAGTATCTGAAAACGTGGATATTTACCGTGAAATGATTTGGGGCTTAATGGATATACACCAAACTACATTGAGCAATAAAATGAACGAGATAATGAAAGTGCTTACCATAATAGCCACTATATTTATTCCCCTTACTTTTATTGCTGGTATTTACGGTATGAATTTCGAAAATATTCCAGAGCTAAAATACAATTACGGCTACTTCTTTTTATGGGGACTAATGGTTCTTATTTTTATTGGGATGCTTTATTACTTTAAACGAAAAAAGTGGTTGTAA
- a CDS encoding RMD1 family protein yields the protein MSANKANAVAFKVSESININALKTIFNQTPLYSDNDELYYSMGDNKYFYAFKYGIICFFNLSLTEIDVLKRKIISALKGTIFKKPVSEDIDVILNCDETNIGFDDINLEDENPEKIRLIMLNLSQSVALNFYYGIAEQILEDTRRHTNILEEKGKLNISGKKLKRYIGKVLNVKNKISENLYIFESHEVASDDKVLDSLNIELKKKFDLVDRHHSIHHQIDIVKENLDLFKEIMFHRESSRLELIIIILIVIEVIDLFVLKFN from the coding sequence ATGAGCGCCAATAAAGCCAATGCAGTTGCCTTTAAAGTATCGGAAAGCATAAACATTAATGCATTAAAAACCATTTTTAACCAAACGCCGCTATATTCAGATAATGATGAACTGTACTATAGTATGGGAGACAACAAGTACTTTTATGCTTTTAAATACGGTATAATTTGTTTTTTCAATCTGTCTTTAACCGAAATAGATGTGCTAAAAAGAAAAATCATTTCGGCATTAAAGGGTACTATTTTTAAAAAACCTGTTTCAGAGGATATAGATGTTATACTGAACTGTGATGAAACCAATATTGGCTTTGATGACATTAATTTAGAGGATGAAAATCCGGAAAAAATCAGGCTCATTATGTTGAATTTGTCACAATCTGTAGCACTAAATTTTTACTACGGCATAGCCGAACAGATTTTGGAAGATACAAGAAGGCATACCAATATTCTGGAGGAAAAGGGTAAACTAAACATAAGTGGTAAAAAGTTAAAACGATATATAGGTAAGGTCTTAAATGTAAAAAATAAAATTTCTGAAAATCTATATATTTTTGAGTCTCACGAAGTAGCAAGTGATGATAAGGTACTTGACAGTTTAAATATCGAACTTAAGAAAAAATTCGATTTAGTTGATAGACATCATAGTATTCACCACCAAATAGATATCGTGAAGGAAAATCTCGATTTGTTCAAAGAGATTATGTTCCATAGAGAGAGTAGTAGATTGGAATTAATAATTATCATTTTAATTGTAATTGAGGTCATAGACCTTTTCGTTTTAAAATTCAACTAA
- the rimK gene encoding 30S ribosomal protein S6--L-glutamate ligase — MNTTQYKVVGSEEWCVFKEFGIPAIKARIDSGAKTSSIQANNIKPFLKKGEEWVKFEVNPLQDNRSISVKCESKILAKRTVKSSLGISEERYVIKTALTLGDDTFDIELTLANRDSMEFRMLLGREALSGRYMVDAASADLQKSFSQEEIEERYARFMPEKTGLKIALLASNPDLFSNKRLMEAGKARGHEMVFLNVQQAYMKFDAAEPQIRYRGGNVIDAYDAIIPRIKPSMTFYACALIRQFDAMGVYCLNSAEAITQSRDKLLATQLFAKNDIHIPTTGFANSPLDTKDLIKMVNGAPLIIKLLESTQGKGVVLAETNKAAESVINAFKSVKTNILVQEFIKEANGQDIRCFVVNGKVVASMQRQAAKGEFRANIHQGGLASKIKITPEERRLAIKAAKILNLPVAGVDIIRSNKGPLLLEVNSSPGLEGIENATGLDVANIMIEAIEKKLKFKR; from the coding sequence TTGAATACAACACAGTACAAAGTAGTTGGTAGTGAGGAATGGTGCGTTTTTAAAGAGTTTGGAATTCCTGCCATAAAGGCACGAATAGATTCTGGCGCTAAGACATCATCAATACAGGCCAATAATATCAAGCCTTTTCTTAAGAAGGGAGAAGAATGGGTGAAATTTGAAGTAAATCCACTTCAGGACAACCGAAGTATTTCTGTTAAGTGCGAATCGAAAATCTTAGCCAAGAGAACGGTTAAAAGTTCCCTTGGAATTTCCGAAGAACGTTATGTCATCAAAACGGCATTAACGTTGGGAGATGACACTTTCGATATTGAACTTACTCTTGCCAATAGAGATTCTATGGAGTTTAGAATGCTATTGGGCAGGGAGGCATTATCTGGCCGCTATATGGTTGATGCGGCTTCAGCTGATTTACAAAAAAGTTTCTCACAAGAAGAGATAGAGGAAAGGTATGCTCGTTTTATGCCAGAAAAGACCGGTTTGAAAATTGCGCTATTGGCTAGTAACCCAGATTTGTTTAGTAACAAACGTTTAATGGAAGCAGGGAAGGCAAGAGGCCATGAAATGGTATTTCTTAACGTACAACAAGCCTATATGAAGTTTGATGCCGCTGAGCCTCAAATTAGATATAGAGGAGGAAATGTTATTGATGCTTATGATGCCATTATACCTAGAATTAAACCATCCATGACTTTCTATGCCTGTGCTCTAATAAGACAATTTGATGCTATGGGGGTGTATTGTCTAAATTCAGCCGAAGCCATTACACAATCTAGAGATAAACTTTTAGCAACTCAATTATTCGCTAAAAATGATATTCATATACCAACTACGGGTTTTGCAAACTCACCTTTAGATACCAAAGACTTAATCAAGATGGTAAACGGAGCACCGCTTATCATAAAGCTTTTAGAAAGTACACAAGGAAAGGGTGTTGTTTTAGCTGAAACCAATAAAGCGGCAGAAAGTGTTATCAATGCCTTTAAGAGCGTAAAAACCAATATACTAGTACAAGAGTTCATTAAAGAAGCTAACGGGCAGGATATCAGGTGTTTTGTTGTGAATGGTAAAGTAGTTGCCTCCATGCAAAGGCAGGCTGCCAAGGGAGAGTTTAGGGCAAATATCCATCAAGGTGGATTGGCGTCTAAAATAAAAATAACCCCAGAGGAACGAAGATTGGCCATAAAAGCAGCAAAGATTTTAAACTTGCCTGTGGCTGGTGTAGACATTATACGCTCTAACAAGGGTCCTCTTTTATTGGAAGTTAATTCTTCACCGGGTCTAGAAGGCATTGAAAATGCTACTGGACTTGATGTTGCAAATATCATGATTGAAGCAATTGAAAAGAAACTAAAGTTTAAACGTTAA
- a CDS encoding HAD family phosphatase, translating to MLKAVIFDMDGVIIDSEPMHHKAYHDMFDEVGIEVSSELYESFTGQSTINICKRLVEHFNLEASPETLVALKRKHYKQFFETNFDLTLIEGVLELIQDYHRNGLTLVLGSSAAMTSINQIFDRFDLNQYFKAKLSGADLKESKPHPEIFIKAAEASGFKPEECMVIEDSTNGIKAANNAGIYCVGFDSFHSKNQDYTKANKVITDFKEIYFDRVSSILN from the coding sequence ATGCTCAAAGCAGTTATTTTTGATATGGATGGGGTTATCATTGATAGTGAACCCATGCACCACAAAGCCTACCATGATATGTTTGATGAGGTAGGCATTGAAGTTTCCAGTGAACTTTACGAATCTTTTACAGGACAATCAACGATTAATATATGCAAGCGTTTGGTTGAGCATTTCAATTTAGAAGCATCTCCAGAAACTCTTGTAGCTCTTAAACGAAAACACTACAAACAATTTTTTGAAACCAATTTTGACTTAACCCTTATTGAAGGTGTTTTGGAATTGATTCAAGATTATCACCGCAACGGATTGACTTTAGTTTTAGGTTCTTCTGCAGCGATGACGAGTATCAATCAAATTTTTGATCGCTTTGATTTAAATCAATATTTTAAGGCAAAATTGAGTGGTGCCGACTTAAAAGAGTCTAAACCACATCCCGAAATTTTTATAAAAGCAGCTGAAGCATCTGGTTTTAAACCTGAAGAATGTATGGTTATCGAAGATTCAACTAATGGCATTAAAGCAGCTAATAATGCTGGTATTTATTGCGTTGGTTTTGATAGTTTCCATTCCAAAAACCAGGATTACACAAAAGCTAACAAAGTAATTACCGATTTTAAGGAGATTTATTTTGATAGGGTTAGTTCTATTTTGAATTAA
- the lpdA gene encoding dihydrolipoyl dehydrogenase, whose amino-acid sequence MSSYDVAVIGSGPGGYVAAIRCAQLGMKTALIEKYATLGGTCLNVGCIPSKALLDSSHHYEDAVKHFEEHGIDIPGEIKVNLKKMIARKQSVVDQTTGGIDFLMKKNNIDVYQGLGSFKDATHITISGEETTEIEAKNTIIATGSKPSSLPFITIDKERIITSTEALKLKEVPKHLIVIGGGVIGLELGQVYKRLGAEVSVVEYADRIVPTMDAGVSKELNKVLKKQKFKMNVSHQVNAVERVGDEVIVKATNKKGQEVEFKGDYCLVCVGRRPYTDGLNAEAAGVKLDERGRVEVNDHLQTTASNIYAIGDVVKGAMLAHKAEEEGVFVAETLAGQKPHIDYNLIPGVVYTWPEVAAVGKTEEQLKEAGVAYKVGQFPMRALGRSRASMDIDGFVKVLADKATDEILGVHMVGARAADMIAEAVVAMEYRASAEDISRMSHAHPTFTEAIKEAALAATDDRALHI is encoded by the coding sequence ATGAGTTCATATGATGTAGCCGTTATTGGTTCGGGTCCTGGTGGATATGTTGCAGCAATACGTTGTGCACAATTAGGAATGAAAACTGCCTTAATAGAAAAGTATGCCACGCTAGGCGGTACCTGTTTAAATGTAGGATGTATACCCAGTAAAGCACTTTTAGATTCTTCACACCATTACGAAGATGCTGTAAAGCATTTTGAGGAGCACGGTATTGATATTCCTGGAGAAATAAAAGTGAATTTGAAAAAAATGATTGCTCGTAAACAATCGGTTGTTGACCAAACTACTGGAGGTATTGATTTCTTAATGAAGAAAAACAATATCGATGTTTATCAAGGCTTAGGTAGTTTTAAAGATGCCACTCATATTACTATTTCTGGTGAGGAAACTACAGAAATTGAAGCAAAAAATACCATTATAGCTACAGGAAGCAAGCCTTCTAGCTTACCTTTTATTACTATTGATAAGGAAAGGATCATTACATCTACAGAAGCCTTAAAACTTAAGGAAGTGCCAAAGCACCTAATTGTTATTGGAGGCGGTGTTATAGGTTTAGAGCTTGGTCAAGTTTACAAGCGTTTAGGCGCTGAAGTTTCTGTAGTTGAATATGCAGACAGAATTGTTCCAACTATGGATGCTGGAGTTTCTAAGGAATTAAATAAAGTTTTGAAGAAGCAAAAGTTTAAAATGAACGTATCTCATCAAGTAAATGCTGTTGAAAGAGTAGGCGATGAGGTTATTGTTAAAGCCACCAATAAAAAAGGTCAGGAGGTTGAGTTTAAAGGCGATTACTGTTTAGTTTGTGTAGGGCGTCGTCCTTATACCGATGGATTAAATGCCGAAGCCGCTGGTGTTAAATTAGATGAAAGAGGTAGAGTAGAAGTGAACGACCACCTACAGACTACAGCTTCTAATATTTATGCTATTGGCGATGTTGTTAAAGGTGCTATGTTGGCACATAAAGCTGAAGAAGAAGGTGTATTTGTTGCCGAGACTTTAGCTGGACAAAAACCACATATAGATTATAACTTAATTCCAGGCGTAGTTTACACATGGCCTGAGGTTGCTGCGGTTGGTAAAACCGAAGAGCAATTAAAAGAAGCTGGAGTTGCTTATAAAGTCGGACAGTTCCCAATGCGTGCTTTAGGACGAAGTAGAGCGAGTATGGACATTGACGGATTTGTAAAAGTATTGGCAGATAAAGCTACCGATGAAATCCTAGGGGTTCATATGGTAGGTGCACGTGCTGCCGATATGATTGCAGAAGCAGTTGTAGCTATGGAATACAGAGCTAGTGCCGAAGATATTTCTAGAATGTCTCATGCTCACCCAACGTTTACAGAAGCTATTAAAGAAGCGGCTTTAGCTGCTACTGATGATAGAGCTTTGCATATTTAA
- the rlmF gene encoding 23S rRNA (adenine(1618)-N(6))-methyltransferase RlmF: protein MKESNLHPNNKHSSGYDLDALGLVYPQLTSFVFTNEYQTKTIDFADPKAVKALNTALLFKYYGIKFWDFPDENLCPPIPGRVDYIHHLAELLEFSGVSKDVNVLDIGTGANCIYPILGNAEYNWDFVGTDIDTTALEFAQNIVDKNDLNHAISLRFQKDSRFILKGVLSDEDQFTVAMCNPPFYKSEKEAIAATTKKLRGLGKTEESLTRNFSGKHNELWCKGGEKAFLHNYIYESSLFKNQCVWFSALVSKKELIRGLKVALKKLNVNSIKVLKSGPGNKQSRFIAWSYSN, encoded by the coding sequence TTGAAAGAATCAAACTTACATCCAAATAACAAACACAGCTCTGGATACGATTTAGATGCCCTAGGCTTGGTGTATCCGCAATTAACCTCATTTGTGTTTACTAATGAATACCAAACCAAGACTATAGATTTTGCTGATCCAAAGGCAGTAAAAGCGCTTAACACAGCTTTGTTGTTTAAGTATTACGGCATTAAGTTTTGGGATTTTCCAGATGAGAATCTATGCCCACCAATTCCCGGACGTGTAGATTATATTCATCATTTAGCAGAATTGTTGGAGTTTTCTGGGGTTTCGAAGGACGTCAACGTTTTGGATATTGGTACAGGAGCCAATTGTATTTATCCTATTTTGGGCAATGCAGAGTACAATTGGGATTTTGTGGGAACCGATATCGATACAACCGCTTTGGAATTTGCCCAAAACATAGTTGATAAGAATGATTTAAATCATGCTATTTCACTTCGGTTTCAAAAGGATAGTAGGTTTATTTTAAAAGGTGTTTTATCAGACGAAGACCAATTTACAGTTGCTATGTGTAATCCCCCGTTCTATAAATCTGAAAAAGAAGCTATCGCTGCTACAACAAAAAAACTGAGAGGTTTGGGGAAAACGGAAGAAAGTTTAACCAGAAATTTTTCTGGAAAGCATAACGAGTTATGGTGTAAAGGCGGGGAAAAGGCATTTCTGCATAATTATATTTACGAGAGTTCCTTATTTAAGAACCAGTGCGTATGGTTCAGTGCTTTAGTTTCAAAGAAAGAACTGATAAGAGGATTGAAAGTAGCCCTGAAAAAATTAAATGTTAACTCGATTAAGGTTCTAAAAAGTGGACCAGGGAATAAACAATCTAGGTTTATCGCCTGGTCCTATTCAAATTAA
- a CDS encoding pyridoxamine 5'-phosphate oxidase family protein: MANFFTELSPELKAFIEKQKVFFVATATAEGRINLSPKGLDTFRVENGNKVLWLNLTGSGNETAAHLLKNNRMTVMFCAFEGKPLILRLYGHAKIYHERDDEFHEYIKAFPKIAGTRQIIEMTIDSVQTSCGFAVPFMDFREERLQLNSWAEKQGEKRLKEYRKAKNTKSIDGLDTGLEL; this comes from the coding sequence ATGGCTAATTTTTTCACAGAATTATCACCAGAGTTAAAAGCATTTATTGAAAAACAGAAAGTATTTTTCGTGGCTACAGCTACCGCTGAAGGTAGAATAAATTTATCACCAAAAGGCCTAGATACATTCAGGGTAGAAAATGGCAACAAAGTACTTTGGTTAAATCTTACGGGTAGTGGAAACGAAACAGCGGCCCACTTATTAAAAAATAATCGCATGACTGTAATGTTCTGCGCTTTTGAGGGCAAACCTCTTATCCTCAGATTATATGGTCATGCTAAAATTTACCATGAAAGGGATGATGAGTTTCATGAATATATTAAGGCATTTCCTAAAATAGCTGGCACAAGGCAAATTATTGAAATGACCATTGATTCCGTACAGACTTCGTGCGGTTTTGCCGTGCCATTTATGGATTTTAGGGAAGAACGTCTGCAACTTAATTCTTGGGCAGAAAAACAAGGAGAAAAACGCTTAAAAGAGTATAGAAAAGCAAAAAACACAAAGAGTATTGATGGGTTAGATACCGGTTTAGAACTATAA
- a CDS encoding MATE family efflux transporter — protein sequence MQSNKITFKQFIHYFKIAVTGKEQEFTSGSIRKAVFMLSVPMILEMLMESIFAIVDILYVSQVSVNAVATIGLTESVITLVYAVAIGLSMAATAVVARRIGEKDIQGASRAAVQVIFIGIFVAAGISVVGVLFPKEILGLMGGEADLIEEGYGYTQVLLGGNVTIMLLFLINAIFRGAGDASIAMKVLILSNGLNIILDPIFIFGLGPIPAYGVQGAAIATTIGRGVAVIFQLTVLFYGYGKIKIAFKDLVIRVGVMLNLIKVSLGGIGQFLIGTSSWVFLMRIMSEFGSEVLAGYTIAIRVMMFTLMPAWGMSNAAATLVGQNLGAQKPDRAELSVWKTGKYSSFFMGFVSVIYLVFAPQIISLFNTTLDVVKYGSLCLRVIAAGYVFYGYGMVVINAFNGAGDTKTPTKINFICFWLLQLPFAYLMAFNLDFGPIGVFWAITVAEILIAIMAIVWFRKGNWKMVQI from the coding sequence ATGCAGTCAAATAAAATTACGTTTAAACAATTTATTCACTACTTTAAAATTGCCGTTACCGGAAAGGAACAAGAGTTCACGTCTGGGAGTATACGAAAGGCCGTTTTTATGCTTTCCGTTCCTATGATTTTGGAAATGCTCATGGAGTCTATTTTTGCCATAGTAGATATCCTTTATGTGTCTCAAGTGAGTGTTAATGCCGTGGCCACCATTGGCCTTACGGAGTCTGTGATTACACTGGTATATGCGGTAGCCATAGGGTTAAGTATGGCTGCAACCGCTGTAGTGGCAAGACGTATAGGAGAGAAAGATATTCAGGGGGCTTCTAGAGCTGCGGTGCAAGTTATTTTTATTGGAATTTTTGTTGCTGCGGGCATTAGCGTTGTTGGTGTTCTTTTTCCCAAAGAGATTTTAGGTTTAATGGGCGGGGAAGCAGATTTAATTGAAGAGGGTTATGGTTACACCCAAGTCCTTTTAGGTGGGAATGTAACCATTATGCTGTTATTTCTAATTAACGCCATCTTTAGAGGTGCTGGGGATGCATCTATTGCCATGAAAGTGTTAATCCTCTCAAACGGATTAAATATCATTCTAGATCCTATTTTTATTTTTGGATTGGGGCCAATTCCAGCCTACGGTGTTCAGGGAGCAGCTATCGCAACTACTATTGGTAGAGGGGTAGCAGTTATTTTTCAGTTAACCGTTTTATTCTACGGCTATGGTAAAATAAAAATAGCTTTTAAGGATTTGGTGATTAGGGTTGGTGTTATGTTAAATCTCATTAAGGTATCTTTAGGTGGTATTGGTCAGTTTTTAATCGGGACGTCCTCTTGGGTGTTTCTAATGCGCATTATGAGTGAATTTGGTAGCGAAGTGTTGGCTGGCTACACCATTGCCATCCGGGTTATGATGTTTACTTTAATGCCTGCCTGGGGTATGAGCAATGCAGCTGCAACTTTAGTTGGACAAAATTTAGGAGCACAGAAACCAGATAGAGCAGAATTGTCGGTTTGGAAAACAGGTAAATACAGTTCTTTTTTTATGGGGTTTGTTTCCGTAATCTATTTAGTGTTCGCTCCACAGATTATTTCGTTATTTAACACTACTCTAGATGTTGTAAAATATGGTAGCTTGTGTTTAAGGGTCATTGCGGCTGGGTATGTTTTTTATGGTTATGGTATGGTAGTTATAAATGCTTTTAACGGGGCCGGTGATACCAAAACACCTACCAAAATAAATTTTATTTGTTTTTGGTTACTACAATTGCCATTTGCATATTTAATGGCATTTAATTTAGATTTTGGACCAATAGGTGTATTTTGGGCCATAACAGTAGCAGAAATACTAATTGCAATTATGGCTATAGTATGGTTTAGGAAAGGAAACTGGAAAATGGTTCAGATATAG
- a CDS encoding mechanosensitive ion channel family protein: MSTETKIGLILVLLATLVVFIIVTRKALIRFSLLKAIEPNRRKIVGSLIYFTYYIIALFILLLIIGIEFNQFMIFASSILAVLGVGFFAQWSLLSNLTTSMILFFFHPLRIGSHVRIIDKELDLSGQVIDITGFYVLLKKEDNKIVSIPNSVIINKGIEFN, translated from the coding sequence ATGAGCACAGAAACAAAAATAGGTTTAATACTAGTATTACTAGCAACTTTGGTGGTTTTTATAATAGTAACCAGAAAAGCACTTATTAGATTTTCACTATTGAAAGCCATAGAACCAAATAGAAGAAAAATTGTTGGTTCCCTAATCTATTTTACATACTACATTATTGCCCTTTTCATTTTATTGCTAATCATTGGAATTGAATTTAATCAATTCATGATTTTTGCATCGTCTATATTAGCCGTTCTGGGTGTCGGCTTTTTTGCCCAGTGGTCTCTATTATCAAATTTAACGACCAGTATGATTTTATTCTTCTTTCACCCACTTCGTATTGGAAGCCATGTTAGAATCATTGATAAGGAATTGGACCTCTCAGGTCAGGTTATCGATATTACTGGATTTTATGTGCTTTTAAAAAAAGAGGATAATAAAATCGTTTCTATTCCAAATTCGGTGATCATAAATAAAGGCATAGAATTCAACTGA